From Pseudoalteromonas viridis, one genomic window encodes:
- a CDS encoding RecQ family ATP-dependent DNA helicase: MNESALHQTLSQRFGFSAFRPGQEQTVTQLVNGHSSLAIFPTGSGKSLCYQLTALQLPNLTLVISPLLALMKDQLEFLHSKNINAASLDSTLTREQSQSVMQNVRNGSIKVLMISVERFKNERFREFIKQVPISMLVVDEAHCISEWGHNFRPDYLKLPDYRNELKIPLVLLLTATATKKVKRDMANRFDIKPEHIVQTGFYRANLDLSVYAYPEAQKVQALIGYLKQQAGAGIVYVTLQLQAEQVAKQLQAAGVNAAAYHAGLDDSLRQSIQNDFMNNHTQVIVATIAFGMGIDKSDIRFVVHYDLPKSIENYSQEIGRAGRDGQFSECITLANLDGVATLENFVYADTPEQASIQALIDEIQSQQQQGLWEMQELSASKVSNIRLLALKTLLVQLELKGVIEAKYAFYADFRFKWLRTEQDVISMFDANRQQFIQQIIANTHFKKVWGTVDIQALVQLGHDRNRIVAALDYLHEQGHIELESKRMMQVYQVIDTKLAEPNLAKELADYFLEKEQAEVKRIAAMLRFFELNTCLSYNLARYFDDENAPEQCGHCSACRGQVAQLTQSKQAEFPSDDTLRNDLNALKQHLMQIGVTPSLAILTRFLTGMTSPLATSSKFRQRAGFGSCSDIRYQQVLSKVQQLGFGA; this comes from the coding sequence TTAACGCTAGTTATCTCGCCACTGCTGGCGCTTATGAAAGATCAGCTTGAGTTTTTACACAGCAAAAACATCAATGCGGCCAGTTTAGATTCAACGTTAACCCGCGAGCAAAGCCAGTCTGTGATGCAAAATGTCAGAAATGGCAGCATTAAAGTGCTGATGATCTCGGTTGAGCGTTTTAAGAACGAGCGCTTCAGAGAATTCATCAAGCAAGTGCCTATTTCTATGCTGGTGGTTGATGAAGCGCACTGTATCTCTGAGTGGGGCCATAATTTCAGGCCCGACTATCTTAAGTTACCCGACTATCGTAATGAGTTAAAAATTCCACTGGTGCTGCTGCTTACCGCCACGGCGACCAAAAAAGTAAAGCGCGACATGGCGAACCGGTTTGATATAAAGCCCGAGCATATTGTTCAGACGGGCTTTTATCGTGCCAACCTCGATTTAAGTGTGTATGCCTACCCGGAAGCGCAAAAAGTGCAGGCACTGATTGGCTATTTAAAGCAGCAAGCTGGCGCAGGCATTGTGTATGTCACGCTGCAACTACAGGCCGAGCAGGTTGCTAAGCAGTTGCAGGCGGCGGGCGTAAACGCCGCAGCCTATCATGCCGGACTGGATGACAGTCTTCGTCAGAGTATCCAAAACGACTTTATGAACAATCACACACAAGTGATTGTTGCCACGATTGCCTTTGGTATGGGCATAGACAAATCCGATATTCGTTTTGTGGTGCACTACGACCTGCCAAAATCGATAGAGAATTACAGTCAGGAGATAGGCCGTGCAGGGCGCGACGGGCAATTCTCTGAATGCATTACTTTGGCTAATTTAGATGGCGTTGCGACGCTTGAAAACTTTGTTTACGCCGACACTCCGGAGCAAGCCAGCATTCAGGCGCTGATTGATGAAATTCAATCGCAGCAACAGCAGGGCTTGTGGGAAATGCAGGAGCTCAGCGCCTCTAAAGTCAGCAATATCCGATTGCTGGCATTAAAAACCTTGCTGGTGCAGCTCGAACTCAAAGGCGTGATTGAGGCCAAATACGCCTTTTACGCCGACTTTAGATTCAAGTGGTTACGCACAGAGCAGGACGTCATCAGCATGTTCGACGCGAACCGCCAGCAATTTATTCAGCAGATAATTGCCAATACGCACTTTAAGAAAGTGTGGGGCACCGTTGATATTCAGGCTTTAGTGCAACTAGGGCATGACAGAAACCGCATTGTTGCGGCGCTGGACTATTTGCACGAACAAGGGCATATCGAGCTTGAGTCAAAACGCATGATGCAGGTTTATCAAGTTATTGATACTAAGCTGGCAGAACCAAATCTGGCCAAAGAACTTGCCGATTACTTTTTAGAGAAGGAGCAAGCTGAGGTTAAACGCATCGCTGCCATGCTGCGCTTTTTTGAGTTAAACACCTGTTTAAGTTACAACTTAGCGCGTTATTTTGACGATGAAAATGCCCCAGAGCAATGCGGACACTGTTCAGCGTGCCGAGGCCAGGTTGCACAATTAACCCAGTCTAAGCAGGCCGAATTTCCGTCGGACGATACATTACGAAACGACTTAAATGCGCTAAAACAGCATTTGATGCAAATTGGCGTTACGCCAAGCCTGGCAATACTGACCCGATTCCTAACCGGCATGACCTCGCCTTTGGCAACGTCTTCCAAATTCAGACAACGCGCCGGGTTTGGCAGCTGCTCAGACATCCGCTATCAGCAGGTTTTGAGTAAAGTACAGCAGTTGGGTTTTGGGGCATGA